The following proteins come from a genomic window of Caldisericia bacterium:
- the rplN gene encoding 50S ribosomal protein L14 → MIRPYSRLKVADNTGAKEVLCIRVLGSSNKKYGRVGDVIVFTVKDAIPKSPIPKGAVGKGVIVRTRNKIRRPDGSYLRFDDNAVVIIDDEGNPKGTRIFGPVCRELREKGYLKIISLAAEVV, encoded by the coding sequence GATAATACTGGAGCTAAAGAGGTTTTATGTATAAGAGTTTTAGGTAGTTCGAATAAAAAATATGGAAGAGTTGGTGATGTAATTGTTTTTACTGTAAAAGACGCTATTCCGAAAAGTCCGATTCCTAAAGGTGCTGTTGGTAAAGGTGTGATTGTTAGAACAAGAAATAAAATAAGAAGACCTGATGGATCATACCTTAGATTTGATGACAATGCAGTTGTAATTATAGATGATGAAGGAAATCCAAAAGGTACAAGAATATTTGGTCCTGTTTGTAGAGAATTAAGAGAAAAAGGTTATTTAAAAATTATTTCACTTGCAGCAGAGGTGGTATAA
- the rplX gene encoding 50S ribosomal protein L24, translating to MKLRIKKGDTVKVISGKDKGKIGKVLKVLPKEKKVIVEGVNIIKKYFRPTQENPEGGKKEVEAPIYYWKVQLICSHCKNPTRIGMLFLESGEKVRVCKKCGEIIDKV from the coding sequence ATGAAGTTGAGAATTAAAAAGGGCGACACTGTTAAGGTAATTTCTGGAAAAGATAAAGGAAAAATTGGAAAAGTTCTTAAAGTTTTACCCAAAGAAAAAAAAGTAATAGTTGAAGGTGTAAATATTATAAAAAAATATTTTAGACCGACACAGGAGAATCCAGAAGGTGGAAAAAAAGAAGTTGAGGCACCAATTTATTATTGGAAAGTTCAACTCATTTGCTCTCATTGTAAAAATCCAACCAGAATCGGCATGCTTTTTTTAGAAAGTGGAGAAAAAGTCAGAGTTTGCAAAAAATGTGGTGAAATAATTGATAAAGTATAA
- the rplE gene encoding 50S ribosomal protein L5 gives MGYLKAKWMEIAPKLMERFNYKNIMEVPKIVKIVVNRGIGDATQDPKAVEKTEEEFKLITGQKPIFIKAKKSIASFKVRKGMIIGAKVTLRGKRMEEFFEKLINVALPRIRDFKGLSRKSFDGRGNYTFGVEEQLIFPEIDYDKVDKIRGFDITIVTTAETDEEAEALLELLGFPFERKKKEA, from the coding sequence ATGGGATATCTAAAGGCTAAGTGGATGGAGATTGCTCCAAAATTAATGGAAAGATTTAATTATAAAAATATAATGGAAGTTCCAAAGATTGTTAAAATTGTAGTGAATAGAGGAATTGGAGATGCAACTCAAGATCCAAAGGCAGTTGAAAAAACTGAAGAAGAGTTTAAATTGATAACTGGTCAAAAACCAATTTTTATTAAGGCTAAAAAATCTATCGCTTCTTTTAAAGTTAGAAAAGGAATGATAATTGGAGCGAAAGTTACTCTTAGAGGAAAAAGAATGGAAGAATTTTTTGAAAAACTTATTAATGTAGCACTACCAAGAATTAGAGACTTTAAAGGTCTGTCAAGAAAAAGTTTCGATGGTAGAGGAAATTACACATTTGGAGTTGAGGAGCAACTTATATTTCCAGAAATTGATTATGATAAAGTAGATAAAATTAGAGGTTTTGATATTACAATTGTTACAACTGCAGAAACTGATGAAGAGGCAGAAGCATTACTTGAATTGTTAGGATTTCCATTTGAAAGAAAGAAAAAGGAGGCATAA
- a CDS encoding type Z 30S ribosomal protein S14: MARKAMIEKAKKEPKYKTRKVNRCKICGRARAVYNDFGLCRMCIRKYFHSGYIPGMKKASW; this comes from the coding sequence ATGGCAAGGAAAGCAATGATAGAAAAAGCAAAAAAAGAGCCCAAATATAAAACAAGAAAAGTTAACAGATGTAAAATATGTGGAAGAGCAAGAGCAGTATATAATGATTTTGGGCTCTGCAGAATGTGTATTAGAAAATATTTTCACTCGGGTTATATACCTGGTATGAAGAAAGCGAGTTGGTAG
- the rpsH gene encoding 30S ribosomal protein S8 has translation MLTDPIADLITRIRNANMVYKEEIDVPYSNMKRAIVQILKEEGYIKDFEIIDKDNKKTIKIYMKYGRNKERAILGIERVSKPGRRVYVGKDEIPKVLNGIGMAILSTSKGIVTDREAKKLGEGGEVLLLIW, from the coding sequence TTGTTAACAGATCCAATTGCTGATTTGATTACAAGAATTAGAAATGCAAATATGGTTTATAAAGAAGAAATAGATGTTCCTTATTCAAATATGAAAAGAGCAATTGTTCAAATTCTTAAAGAAGAAGGTTACATTAAAGATTTTGAGATTATAGATAAAGATAACAAAAAAACAATAAAAATATATATGAAGTATGGCAGAAATAAAGAGAGGGCTATTTTAGGCATAGAAAGAGTTTCAAAACCAGGTAGAAGAGTTTATGTTGGAAAAGATGAGATTCCTAAAGTTCTTAATGGAATAGGTATGGCGATTCTCTCAACTTCTAAAGGAATAGTTACTGACAGAGAAGCAAAAAAATTAGGAGAAGGTGGAGAAGTTCTTCTTCTCATTTGGTAA